The genomic segment aatcttctgaaaaacacaagaaaagtatatatattcctttctgaggtataaaaattcattattattttaccaaAAGTGGAGAAATGGTTGAATCCTTTTTAAACAAGAGAAGGGAAACAAAATCCCAAAACCCAACAAAACAACAGCAATCTTCTTCTTTGGCTTCACCAGATTATGGTTTTCTCTTCTAATCCTTTATCTCTAAGCGTTCCCGACCCCACCTTCGACACATGGCTACGCGACTCCGGCTACCTCGAAATTCTCGACCAACACTCCTCCTCCGCCGCCGCCGCtccctccaccaccaccacctcgaCAACCACCACCACAACAACAGCCATTGgccttttcatttcattcttTTCCCATGCTCTAACACTCctttctctcttcactctcaATCCCTTTTCTAAACTCACCACTGATGACTTCTCGGGTCCAACCCCTTCTTGGACCCGGTCGTTTTTCGCGGACCACGGATCCTACTCGTTTCCGTCCGGGTTTGGACAGGCTAGGCTCCGGGTTAATGAGAATGTTAAACGTTATGCAAGAAACTATGCCTCTCTTTTCGTTCTCTTCTTCGTTTGTACTTTGTAAGTGTTTCCTGTGTTTCTTTACATGTGTTGTATGTTTTCGTTTTGGGTTGTTTTCTCTGGTTTTGTTTCTGAAAAGATCAGAAAgattgactcttttttttgtgtgggtGCGTTTGGTTGCTGGGAAATTTCGAGGGAAGTGAAAAGAAACGGGGAAatagtgatttttttggttGTGATTTTTATGTCAGTGTTTTGTGTTTCAAGTATGTAAATTGTGTTGCTTGTAGACTACTATAGCATTGCTTAAGgtttaaattatatgtttttttggctTATATTAGGACTATAGGCAGATGATAATTATCTAAATTCGCCCTAATGATAGTTTGATATTTTAACAATGTTTTTgagtttaagtttttgtttgatGTTCCTATGGACGTCTAGTGATTTATTGAGTTGCTATAGAAATTCGAATGCTTTAGAAATCGTTCTTCAGTAGGTATGGAAGACAAACATTGAACCTGCATCATCCACGATCCGACCTTAATGTGGTTGTGTTTTCCAAAGGATAATGAGAGGGATTGTTATGACATAAGCAATATTCTTACTATTGTTatttagggtttctttttttaattttctcatctGGTAATTAACTCTTTATATGTCTTTGGGGTTGCAGGTATCAAATGCCACTTGCTCTGATTGGAATGATATCAAGTTTGGCACTTTGGGATATTTTCAAGTTCTGTAGTGATAGGTGGGGATGGGATCGATATCCGGTGATTCGGCAAGTTATGGTCCGTGCAGCTCAATGTGGTAAGTGATCGAGTCTTTTCCTTTAGTTATCATTTATCATTTTCTCTTGTGGAAAACAGGCCTTCCCTGTAGCTAAAAGACATGGTTGGTGCTTTCAAGAATATTAGGGATATAGCAGACTGTTCTGAGAAAATCATGGCCACTAGGATTCAGTTTCTTTTGCCTCTTTCTTAAGCATTTGGTTTCAACTAAGAATGAACAAGGTCCTGCATTTAAGGTAGAATTGGGGCCAATGCTGTCTTAACTGAATGATAGTGAAGCTAATTGGAAATAGAGTGctttttcatttcaatccctTGTTTGTACCTCAAAAACAACTGGTAGATTTGGACAGGTTCAAATCCTTTAAACATTATGTTTTCTTAGT from the Populus nigra chromosome 9, ddPopNigr1.1, whole genome shotgun sequence genome contains:
- the LOC133703231 gene encoding PRA1 family protein H-like; its protein translation is MVFSSNPLSLSVPDPTFDTWLRDSGYLEILDQHSSSAAAAPSTTTTSTTTTTTTAIGLFISFFSHALTLLSLFTLNPFSKLTTDDFSGPTPSWTRSFFADHGSYSFPSGFGQARLRVNENVKRYARNYASLFVLFFVCTLYQMPLALIGMISSLALWDIFKFCSDRWGWDRYPVIRQVMVRAAQCVAAVILICLNVQMALFCALGVSYTVMIMHAAFRKLTPARQPTRSR